A genomic region of Streptomyces sp. R33 contains the following coding sequences:
- a CDS encoding virginiamycin B lyase, producing the protein MTTSVSPLGTLALPTAGSGPYALAVGPDGHLWCTLVHCGRIARLTPSTGRVEEFALDSSDCGPTLITAGPDGALWFTRYRDHRIGRITVAGEARSYALPGGAGGPYGIAAGPDGALWFTLTNTGRVGRIGTDGEVREFPLPCEGGFPSFLTAGHDGALWFTLNQANAIGRITVSGEVRLHPLPTPGVAPVGLAAGPDGSLWFAEIGVGRIGRLTTGEAGVEITEFPLPESDCRPHAVAVAPDGTCWFTEWGTGRIGSVTPDGKITEHPLAAPEREPHGLVFGPDGTLYVAEERGGVSRWEVRRTGR; encoded by the coding sequence TTGACCACCTCCGTAAGCCCGCTCGGCACCCTCGCCCTCCCCACCGCCGGCTCCGGCCCGTACGCGCTGGCCGTCGGGCCGGACGGCCACCTGTGGTGCACTCTCGTCCACTGCGGCCGCATCGCCCGCCTCACCCCGTCGACGGGCCGCGTCGAGGAGTTCGCTCTAGACTCCTCCGACTGCGGCCCCACTCTGATCACCGCCGGACCGGACGGCGCGCTGTGGTTCACCCGGTACCGCGACCACCGGATCGGCCGGATCACGGTGGCCGGCGAAGCCCGCTCGTACGCGCTTCCCGGCGGCGCGGGCGGACCGTACGGGATCGCGGCCGGGCCCGACGGGGCCCTGTGGTTCACCCTGACGAACACCGGCCGCGTCGGCCGCATCGGCACGGACGGCGAGGTCCGCGAGTTCCCGCTGCCGTGCGAGGGGGGATTCCCGTCGTTCCTCACGGCGGGACACGACGGAGCCCTGTGGTTCACCCTCAACCAGGCGAACGCGATCGGCCGGATCACCGTCTCCGGCGAGGTCCGGCTCCACCCTTTGCCCACCCCCGGCGTCGCCCCGGTCGGGCTCGCGGCAGGCCCGGACGGGAGCCTGTGGTTCGCCGAGATCGGCGTCGGCCGGATCGGGCGGCTCACGACGGGCGAGGCAGGCGTGGAGATCACGGAGTTCCCGCTGCCCGAGTCCGACTGCCGCCCCCACGCCGTCGCGGTCGCCCCAGACGGGACCTGCTGGTTCACCGAGTGGGGCACCGGCCGGATCGGCTCCGTCACTCCGGACGGCAAGATCACCGAGCACCCGCTCGCAGCCCCCGAGCGTGAGCCCCACGGCCTGGTCTTCGGCCCGGACGGCACGCTGTACGTTGCCGAGGAACGCGGCGGCGTCTCACGGTGGGAGGTGCGCCGCACCGGGCGGTGA
- a CDS encoding ISL3 family transposase, with amino-acid sequence MSPHLGAVRVERVWVDGGVVRVAACTRESTVVCPDCGRGSARLHSRYCRTLADVAVGGRPVLIELSVRRLFCDSPGCGRRTFAEQVEGLTGRYRRRSPLLQHLVEMAGVLLAGRGGARLLQILKVPMSRTSVLFHLMRLPLPQAATPRVLGVDDFALYADVYGTLLVDAGTRLPIELWEGREAEQLAAWLRTHPGVEVVCRDGSLVYRQGITEGAPEAVQVSDRFHLWQGLSKRVGDIAAAHRGCLPAAVPEPEAAPSQAEPVRPSDEADTPARRHAKRLFEAVHAVTGTGRSLNAIARELGLNRRTVSKYARAATWQECVRNTRPRRPTKLDPYLEHLQQRWEEGEHNATVLHQELLAKGYRGHYQRIKMAVAPLRRGLPIDTPRERPPSPRKVARWITTTPSRRSLHASEGLRRLFEHCPELDRTHDLVRQFAAMLDTRDAAPLPAWLEHLTQSRLPPLASLASAIREDQPAVVQGITTPFSSGVNEGRITDLKLQKRIMAGRAGVPLLRHRVIHMAILRRNYQ; translated from the coding sequence GTGTCTCCGCACCTCGGTGCGGTGCGGGTGGAGCGGGTGTGGGTGGATGGCGGCGTGGTCCGCGTTGCGGCCTGCACGCGCGAATCGACGGTGGTCTGTCCGGACTGCGGCCGCGGTTCCGCGCGGTTGCACAGCCGCTACTGCCGCACGCTGGCCGATGTGGCTGTCGGTGGGCGTCCGGTGCTGATCGAACTTTCCGTGCGGCGGTTGTTCTGTGACAGCCCGGGCTGCGGCCGGCGGACGTTCGCCGAGCAGGTCGAGGGGCTGACCGGGCGCTACCGGCGCCGGAGCCCTCTGCTGCAGCATCTGGTGGAGATGGCCGGCGTGCTGCTCGCCGGTCGCGGCGGCGCCCGATTGCTGCAGATCCTGAAGGTGCCGATGTCGCGGACCAGCGTGCTGTTCCACCTGATGCGTCTACCTCTTCCGCAGGCTGCGACGCCGCGGGTCCTGGGCGTGGACGACTTCGCGCTGTATGCGGACGTCTACGGCACCCTGCTGGTGGATGCGGGGACCCGGTTGCCGATCGAGCTGTGGGAGGGACGCGAGGCGGAGCAACTGGCCGCCTGGCTGCGGACGCACCCCGGTGTTGAGGTCGTCTGCCGGGACGGTTCGCTGGTCTACCGACAGGGCATCACCGAGGGCGCTCCGGAGGCGGTGCAGGTCAGCGACCGCTTTCACCTGTGGCAGGGGCTGTCGAAGCGGGTCGGGGACATCGCCGCCGCCCACCGCGGCTGTCTTCCGGCTGCGGTGCCCGAGCCCGAAGCAGCGCCGTCACAGGCCGAGCCTGTGAGACCGTCCGACGAGGCCGATACCCCGGCCCGACGCCATGCGAAGCGACTGTTCGAGGCCGTGCACGCGGTGACCGGCACCGGCCGATCGCTCAACGCCATAGCCCGCGAGCTGGGCTTGAACCGCCGCACCGTGAGCAAGTACGCCCGAGCAGCCACCTGGCAGGAATGCGTACGAAACACCCGGCCCCGCCGACCCACCAAACTCGACCCCTACCTGGAGCACCTGCAACAACGCTGGGAAGAAGGCGAGCACAACGCCACGGTTCTGCACCAAGAACTCCTCGCCAAGGGCTACCGCGGCCACTACCAGCGGATCAAGATGGCCGTCGCACCGCTGCGTCGAGGCCTGCCGATCGACACGCCGCGCGAGCGACCCCCATCGCCCCGCAAAGTCGCCCGATGGATCACCACCACACCCTCCCGACGCAGCCTGCATGCCTCCGAGGGACTCCGCCGGCTGTTCGAGCACTGCCCGGAACTGGACCGCACCCACGATCTGGTGCGCCAGTTCGCCGCCATGCTCGACACCCGCGACGCCGCCCCGCTACCGGCTTGGCTCGAACACCTCACACAATCACGCCTCCCGCCCCTGGCCAGCCTGGCCAGCGCCATCCGGGAGGACCAGCCCGCCGTCGTGCAGGGCATCACCACCCCGTTCAGCTCCGGCGTCAACGAAGGCCGCATCACCGACCTCAAGCTTCAGAAACGGATCATGGCCGGCCGCGCCGGAGTCCCACTGCTCCGCCACCGCGTCATCCACATGGCCATACTCCGACGCAACTACCAGTAA
- a CDS encoding SRPBCC family protein, with protein MPTFSLERTPPLAPAEAWRRLTEWPRHADVVPLTRIEVLTVPPTRKGTRFVARSGVGPVTVDDVMEVTVWRPPVGDEPGLCRLEKRGRIVLGWAEIEVRPGPGGHSRVVWREELRIRFLPRLFDSILNRTARLMFGRAATQLLRKA; from the coding sequence GTGCCCACCTTTTCCCTCGAACGCACGCCCCCGCTCGCCCCCGCGGAGGCGTGGCGCAGGCTGACGGAATGGCCCCGCCACGCCGACGTGGTCCCGCTGACCAGGATCGAGGTCCTCACCGTGCCGCCGACCCGCAAGGGAACGCGTTTCGTGGCCCGGTCGGGCGTCGGACCGGTGACCGTCGACGACGTCATGGAGGTGACGGTCTGGCGGCCGCCGGTGGGCGACGAGCCTGGCCTGTGCCGGTTGGAAAAGCGCGGCCGGATCGTCCTGGGCTGGGCGGAGATCGAGGTCCGGCCAGGCCCGGGGGGCCACAGCCGGGTGGTGTGGCGGGAGGAACTGCGCATCCGCTTCCTGCCCCGCCTCTTCGACAGCATCCTGAACCGGACGGCCCGCCTCATGTTCGGCCGCGCGGCGACCCAGCTGCTCAGGAAGGCCTGA
- a CDS encoding DUF4913 domain-containing protein, protein MAGAHRPGHPTGLSVWHRDHLDPCLRELRPSNGPFAGCIKGEHQVDHRMPGIVPSAWRCAQSDGRLPGTGRDRPGPPCVPYEQALGEQRRHE, encoded by the coding sequence GTGGCAGGAGCTCACCGACCCGGCCACCCGACCGGGCTCAGCGTGTGGCACCGCGACCACCTGGACCCCTGCCTGCGGGAACTGCGACCGTCGAACGGCCCGTTCGCGGGCTGCATCAAGGGCGAGCACCAGGTCGACCACCGGATGCCCGGCATCGTGCCCAGCGCTTGGCGATGCGCCCAGAGTGACGGGAGGCTGCCGGGCACGGGTAGGGACCGGCCAGGCCCGCCGTGCGTCCCGTACGAACAGGCCCTCGGGGAACAGCGTCGCCACGAGTAG
- a CDS encoding SDR family oxidoreductase: MRPRRGQPEDVAAAITFLANPNASLITAQSLTIDGGWMPH; the protein is encoded by the coding sequence GTGCGTCCCCGCCGCGGCCAGCCCGAGGACGTCGCCGCCGCCATCACCTTCCTCGCCAACCCCAACGCATCACTCATCACCGCCCAGTCGTTGACCATCGACGGCGGCTGGATGCCCCACTGA
- a CDS encoding TetR/AcrR family transcriptional regulator, with product MPKRVDHEERRTQIAEALIQVAGRRGLHAVGMRDVAAEAGVSLRLVQYYFETKEKLLFYGLQHLTDRFTARVGARLAAAGPDPGPRATIEALLLASLPTDQESRTFHLLYSSYSILSVTDGALAAQPFIDNPDAAENALTSLIEGAQAAGLADPGTDARTEAISLLAMTATMGTSILVAQRTPESAIAVLRHHLDRIFTASGHTTPNAGQRTAAHTCP from the coding sequence ATGCCAAAGCGCGTGGACCACGAGGAACGGCGCACGCAGATCGCCGAAGCGCTCATCCAAGTCGCGGGGCGGCGAGGGCTGCACGCCGTCGGCATGCGCGACGTGGCCGCCGAGGCCGGTGTATCCCTCCGGCTCGTGCAGTACTACTTCGAGACCAAAGAGAAGCTGCTCTTCTACGGACTGCAGCACCTGACCGACCGCTTCACCGCCCGCGTGGGCGCCCGACTGGCCGCCGCCGGCCCGGACCCGGGCCCGCGCGCCACGATCGAGGCGCTGCTGCTGGCATCCCTGCCGACCGACCAGGAGAGCCGGACCTTCCACCTCCTGTACAGCTCCTACTCGATCCTGTCCGTAACCGACGGAGCACTCGCCGCCCAACCCTTCATCGACAACCCCGACGCGGCCGAGAACGCCCTCACCAGCCTGATCGAAGGAGCCCAGGCGGCAGGCCTGGCCGATCCCGGCACCGACGCACGCACCGAGGCCATCAGCCTGCTCGCCATGACCGCGACCATGGGCACCAGCATCCTCGTCGCCCAACGGACACCAGAGTCAGCCATCGCCGTACTCCGCCACCACCTCGACCGCATCTTCACCGCCAGCGGCCACACCACCCCGAACGCCGGACAACGGACAGCCGCCCATACCTGTCCATAA
- a CDS encoding ABC-F family ATP-binding cassette domain-containing protein gives MTAQLTASDLTKSYEGRLILDSVDCSVLVGERLGIVGENGSGKSTLLRLLAGAERPDRGEVVLRAEGGVGYLTQQEDLAPHMTVQQVVDRALAELRASERLLRRLEARMACGDATAETLTAYADTLTAFELRGGYDADARVERSLHGLGLLSLPRESAVGDLSGGEVVRLRLAVLLAATPEVLLLDEPTNHLDGSALTWLEDHLRARRGITVVVSHDRVFLERVATSLLEVDGDMHRTVRYGNGYAGYLAERAAEQRRRAEAHAAWRAEAARLREAAAVTARRVAPGRAMRDGNKMAYDRAAGRVQQSLASRVRNAEERLARLLARPVPAPADPLRFTAVPRTATAGAAEPETPAGPARSGDARRMLLAAAGVAVEGRLAPVDLTVPAGGRLLVTGPNGAGKSTLLQVLAGVLAPDLGQVLRRHGRVGLLAQQADVRAGRGTLLAAYAEGRPGTPEEHAERLLSLGLFARDRLSAPVGSLSVGQRQRLALARLVTEPADVLLLDEPTNHLSPALAEELEEALAQFAGAVVVVSHDRRLCARWSGDRLALRAPVAAATGICP, from the coding sequence GTGACCGCACAGCTCACCGCGTCTGATCTCACCAAGTCCTATGAAGGCCGCCTGATCCTCGACTCCGTCGACTGCTCCGTCCTCGTCGGCGAACGCCTCGGCATCGTCGGCGAGAACGGCTCCGGCAAGTCCACCCTGCTCCGCCTGCTGGCGGGGGCCGAGCGCCCTGACCGCGGCGAGGTCGTCCTGCGCGCCGAAGGCGGCGTCGGCTACCTCACGCAACAGGAAGACCTCGCCCCGCACATGACCGTCCAGCAGGTGGTCGACCGCGCCCTCGCCGAGCTGCGTGCATCGGAACGGCTCCTGCGCCGGCTGGAGGCCCGCATGGCCTGCGGCGACGCCACTGCCGAGACCCTCACCGCGTACGCCGACACCCTCACCGCCTTCGAACTGCGCGGCGGGTACGACGCGGACGCCCGGGTGGAGCGGTCCCTGCACGGCCTCGGTCTGCTGAGCCTGCCCCGCGAGTCCGCCGTCGGCGACTTGTCCGGCGGCGAGGTCGTACGCCTACGCCTTGCCGTACTGCTCGCCGCCACCCCGGAAGTACTGCTCCTCGACGAGCCCACCAACCACCTCGACGGCTCCGCCCTGACCTGGCTGGAGGACCACCTGCGCGCCCGACGCGGCATCACGGTCGTCGTCTCCCACGACCGGGTCTTCCTGGAACGCGTCGCCACCTCCCTCCTGGAGGTCGACGGCGACATGCACCGGACCGTGCGGTACGGCAACGGCTACGCCGGTTACCTCGCGGAGCGCGCCGCCGAGCAGCGGCGCCGCGCCGAGGCCCACGCAGCCTGGCGGGCCGAGGCGGCCCGACTGCGCGAGGCCGCCGCCGTCACCGCCCGACGGGTGGCACCCGGCCGGGCCATGAGAGACGGCAACAAGATGGCGTACGACCGCGCCGCCGGCCGGGTCCAGCAGTCCCTCGCAAGCCGGGTCCGCAACGCCGAAGAGCGGCTCGCCCGGCTGCTGGCCCGGCCAGTGCCCGCGCCCGCGGACCCCCTGCGGTTCACCGCAGTACCGCGCACCGCCACCGCCGGCGCCGCCGAACCCGAGACGCCCGCCGGGCCGGCACGGTCCGGCGACGCGCGACGGATGCTGCTGGCCGCAGCGGGCGTCGCGGTCGAGGGGAGGCTCGCGCCGGTGGACTTGACCGTGCCAGCGGGCGGCCGACTGCTGGTCACGGGCCCGAACGGGGCGGGCAAAAGCACCCTGTTGCAGGTTCTGGCCGGCGTCCTGGCCCCCGACCTCGGGCAGGTCCTTCGACGGCACGGCCGGGTCGGCCTGCTGGCCCAGCAGGCCGACGTGAGAGCAGGCCGCGGGACACTGCTCGCGGCCTACGCCGAGGGCCGCCCTGGAACTCCCGAGGAGCACGCCGAACGGCTTCTGTCGCTGGGCCTGTTCGCCCGCGACCGGCTGTCCGCTCCGGTCGGCTCCCTTTCCGTCGGACAGCGGCAGAGGCTGGCCTTGGCCCGCCTGGTCACCGAACCGGCCGACGTCCTGCTGCTGGACGAGCCCACGAATCACCTCTCCCCCGCGCTGGCGGAGGAGCTGGAGGAGGCGCTGGCCCAATTCGCGGGCGCGGTGGTCGTGGTCAGCCACGACCGGCGGCTGTGCGCCCGCTGGTCGGGTGACCGACTCGCGCTGCGCGCCCCGGTGGCCGCCGCGACCGGCATCTGTCCGTGA
- a CDS encoding alpha/beta fold hydrolase yields MSNLTGSGETPVTFVLVHGSGSNAYGWSPVVAELGLRGQRSVAVDLPGHGPGAYFPLSYQAPQDLERLRTEPSPIAKTTLADCAAHVASVVRRAHRNGPVVLAGQSLGGVTLNAVADLVPDLISHLVYVSALCPAKRASVSELMATPEAATSYIFKMTPVPTPPELGVTRVNWRSNDPEFFQLAKEAMAADSSDTEVRAMLNILEPDESAAIGACDGRGLPHKWGRIPRTFVRFSEDRTLPPALQDLMIREADEITPGNPFRVRSLAAPHIGPRDPALLADELEQVARLSP; encoded by the coding sequence ATGAGTAACTTAACTGGTTCGGGTGAAACCCCGGTGACTTTCGTCCTGGTCCACGGCTCGGGCAGCAACGCGTACGGATGGTCCCCCGTGGTGGCCGAACTCGGTCTGCGCGGGCAGCGGTCGGTCGCGGTCGACCTGCCCGGCCATGGCCCCGGCGCATACTTCCCGCTCTCGTACCAGGCGCCGCAGGACCTGGAGCGGCTGCGTACGGAGCCTTCCCCCATCGCCAAGACGACCCTGGCTGACTGCGCCGCACACGTGGCCTCGGTGGTGCGGCGGGCGCACCGCAACGGCCCGGTGGTCCTGGCCGGCCAGAGCTTGGGCGGCGTCACTCTGAACGCGGTGGCCGACCTGGTACCCGACCTGATCTCACACCTGGTGTACGTCTCGGCCCTGTGCCCGGCGAAACGGGCCTCGGTGAGCGAGTTGATGGCAACCCCAGAGGCAGCCACGAGTTACATATTCAAGATGACTCCCGTCCCGACCCCGCCGGAGCTGGGGGTCACCCGGGTCAACTGGCGGAGCAACGACCCGGAGTTCTTCCAGCTCGCCAAGGAGGCAATGGCCGCCGACTCCTCCGACACCGAAGTCCGGGCGATGCTCAACATCCTCGAACCGGACGAGTCGGCCGCGATCGGGGCCTGCGACGGCCGCGGGCTGCCACACAAGTGGGGCCGCATCCCGCGCACGTTCGTGCGGTTCTCCGAGGACCGTACGCTCCCACCAGCGCTCCAGGACCTGATGATCCGGGAGGCCGACGAGATCACCCCGGGCAACCCCTTCCGCGTACGGTCGCTGGCGGCTCCGCACATCGGCCCCCGCGACCCGGCACTGCTCGCGGACGAACTGGAGCAGGTGGCTCGACTCAGCCCCTGA
- a CDS encoding alpha/beta fold hydrolase, with the protein MPENTTRVRRDIGHYVSDELRDRYFATCDVLYAKGAPACSETDVETSFGTTHVYRYGPADPAADSRTPVVLIHGSGGCSAQWYPNTRALSAERPVYALDTPGDPGRSVQREPMWQPERAAQWMDEALDALGLDKVHLVGSSYGGWLVINQAHHRPGRLASVTALDPGGLEKVGLRFFVWIFASLFATYAPKAWRPRLAKWLEQPVIIVPELRTWIQASVKAFKIRRPAPLPLSDTELGSIRTPFYLIMGKRSLLVHPKRQLERVPRLIPGARAEIVAATGHGPQIDHPDLVNTRMLSFMEDIDSLDPAARGTTDA; encoded by the coding sequence GTGCCCGAGAACACGACCCGAGTGCGCCGCGACATCGGCCACTACGTGAGCGACGAACTGCGCGACCGGTACTTCGCCACCTGCGACGTCCTCTACGCGAAGGGAGCGCCCGCTTGCTCCGAGACGGACGTCGAGACGAGCTTCGGCACCACCCACGTCTACCGCTACGGCCCCGCCGACCCGGCAGCCGACTCACGCACACCCGTGGTCCTCATACACGGTTCGGGAGGCTGCTCCGCCCAGTGGTACCCCAACACCCGCGCGCTGAGCGCCGAGCGCCCCGTCTACGCCCTCGACACTCCCGGCGACCCCGGCCGCAGCGTCCAGCGCGAGCCCATGTGGCAGCCCGAGCGCGCGGCGCAGTGGATGGACGAGGCCCTCGATGCACTGGGCCTCGACAAGGTCCACCTGGTCGGCTCCTCGTACGGCGGCTGGCTGGTCATCAACCAGGCCCACCATCGGCCCGGGCGGCTCGCCTCCGTCACCGCCCTCGACCCGGGCGGTCTGGAGAAGGTCGGCCTGCGCTTCTTCGTGTGGATCTTCGCCAGCCTCTTCGCCACATACGCCCCCAAGGCGTGGCGCCCCCGCCTCGCCAAATGGCTGGAGCAGCCGGTGATCATCGTTCCCGAGCTGCGTACGTGGATCCAGGCCAGCGTGAAGGCCTTCAAGATCCGCCGCCCCGCGCCACTGCCGCTGTCGGACACGGAACTGGGCTCCATCCGGACGCCGTTCTACCTGATCATGGGCAAGCGCAGCCTGCTCGTACACCCCAAGCGGCAGCTGGAACGCGTACCGCGCCTGATCCCCGGCGCCCGCGCCGAGATCGTCGCCGCGACCGGCCACGGCCCGCAGATCGACCACCCCGACCTGGTCAACACCCGGATGCTGAGCTTCATGGAGGACATCGACTCCCTCGACCCGGCGGCACGGGGCACCACGGACGCGTAG
- a CDS encoding ankyrin repeat domain-containing protein codes for MDMVNKLTRAVEDGDAAAVARLLGGGVEVDAPDMARRTALELAVKAGHVEIVRLLLAAGADPHQQTGEYEEFTPLLQAVTWGHTSVVRALLDAGAPSCAQGKMSWLPLVVVPDGERGREIVDLLLDRGADVNGLMKGWTPLEWAAAGGQVEMVRQLLARGATSTAEALSRAYARGNESPEGVAKYAAVINALRAADLDAAGQ; via the coding sequence ATGGACATGGTGAATAAGCTGACGCGGGCTGTGGAGGATGGCGATGCGGCTGCGGTGGCACGGCTGCTGGGTGGGGGTGTCGAGGTGGACGCTCCGGACATGGCTCGGCGTACCGCGCTGGAGCTTGCGGTAAAGGCGGGGCATGTCGAGATCGTGCGTCTCCTCCTTGCCGCAGGGGCCGATCCGCACCAGCAGACAGGTGAGTACGAAGAGTTCACGCCGCTGCTCCAGGCGGTGACTTGGGGGCACACCTCGGTGGTGCGTGCCCTGCTCGATGCTGGGGCCCCGAGCTGTGCCCAGGGCAAGATGAGCTGGCTGCCGCTGGTGGTGGTACCGGACGGGGAGCGGGGCCGGGAGATCGTGGACCTGCTTCTGGACCGGGGGGCGGATGTCAACGGTTTGATGAAGGGCTGGACACCTCTGGAGTGGGCGGCCGCGGGCGGACAGGTGGAGATGGTGCGCCAACTGCTTGCCCGCGGTGCGACGTCAACGGCGGAGGCCCTGAGTAGGGCATACGCGCGTGGGAATGAGTCTCCGGAGGGCGTAGCGAAGTACGCTGCCGTCATCAATGCCCTGCGCGCCGCGGATCTTGATGCAGCTGGTCAGTGA
- a CDS encoding helix-turn-helix domain-containing protein translates to MSTGTVGSASSSGGGTDAWRVEVDAAPSRLVVAGVVGKAREHVHAAVQVLACGSGRVLLSDGRDELPVRAAVIPAGHRHRVRPGPGPAPIGVMVYLDADTTAGRALHDAAARGGVACWAAAASVFAEADPPPVAVSAAGVLRALDRLGAAAPGQPRHPALAAALAALPGAVADGPVRVGEVAARAGVSASRLGHLFAEQLGWSFPAAVRWARLHAAIVSVRGGANATEAAHAAGFSDSAHLTRVCKAMFGITPSQALAAAHWTPAAGPGTRRGR, encoded by the coding sequence TTGAGCACGGGCACCGTGGGGTCCGCGTCGTCGTCCGGGGGTGGTACCGACGCGTGGCGGGTCGAGGTCGATGCGGCGCCGAGCCGCCTGGTCGTGGCCGGGGTGGTCGGCAAGGCCCGGGAGCACGTGCACGCCGCCGTACAAGTACTGGCGTGCGGGTCCGGCAGAGTGCTGCTGAGCGACGGGCGGGACGAACTGCCCGTACGAGCCGCCGTCATCCCCGCCGGGCACAGGCATCGCGTGCGTCCGGGCCCGGGGCCGGCGCCGATTGGGGTGATGGTCTACCTCGACGCGGACACCACCGCCGGACGCGCGCTGCACGACGCAGCGGCCCGTGGTGGGGTGGCCTGCTGGGCCGCCGCGGCGTCCGTGTTCGCCGAGGCCGACCCGCCGCCCGTCGCCGTGTCCGCGGCGGGCGTGCTGCGGGCCCTGGACCGGCTCGGCGCCGCCGCTCCCGGGCAGCCCCGGCATCCGGCCCTCGCGGCGGCGCTGGCGGCGCTGCCGGGCGCGGTGGCGGACGGACCGGTGCGGGTGGGCGAGGTCGCCGCCCGGGCCGGGGTGTCCGCGAGCCGGCTGGGACACCTGTTCGCCGAGCAGTTGGGCTGGTCGTTCCCGGCGGCGGTGCGGTGGGCGCGGCTGCACGCCGCGATCGTCTCGGTGCGTGGTGGGGCGAACGCCACCGAGGCCGCGCACGCCGCCGGGTTCTCGGACAGCGCCCACCTGACTCGCGTGTGCAAGGCCATGTTCGGCATCACCCCCTCCCAGGCCCTGGCCGCCGCCCACTGGACGCCGGCGGCCGGCCCGGGTACGCGGCGGGGCCGGTAG
- a CDS encoding NUDIX domain-containing protein produces the protein MKERVRAILLTTDGTMLVINRIRPGIPPYQVLVGGGVEPEDADLEAALLREVREEIAGEAVTLHPFCQLENDKGEIEHFYLAQIVVWNFDDRTGPEFARDDRGEYLLEAVPLTAEAIEALNLMPPQVKGALLDAIRAGRLTAPVA, from the coding sequence ATGAAGGAGCGCGTCCGCGCCATCCTGCTCACCACCGACGGCACCATGCTCGTCATCAACCGCATCCGCCCCGGCATCCCCCCGTACCAGGTCCTCGTCGGCGGCGGCGTCGAGCCCGAGGACGCCGACCTGGAAGCCGCACTGCTTCGGGAGGTCCGCGAGGAGATCGCCGGCGAAGCCGTCACCCTGCACCCCTTCTGCCAGCTGGAGAACGACAAGGGCGAGATCGAGCACTTCTACCTCGCCCAGATCGTCGTATGGAACTTCGACGACCGCACTGGCCCGGAGTTCGCGCGCGACGACCGCGGCGAGTACCTGCTCGAGGCGGTCCCGCTCACCGCTGAGGCCATCGAGGCACTGAACCTGATGCCGCCCCAGGTCAAGGGCGCGCTGCTCGACGCGATTCGCGCGGGAAGGCTCACCGCCCCCGTGGCGTAG
- a CDS encoding TetR/AcrR family transcriptional regulator — MHSRTQASEDPGRHEPATRRRRTGGRSARVRTQVLESVGALLLEAGYDGLTVDAVAERAGVHRTTVYRRWHDVGCLLADVLDAASDDLWSPPDTGSLEDDLTALNQEVFEALAGGGPNLTTALIAAGFRSAEASTALSRFWEDRYARCAVVVTRAADRGELPGPADSRALLVAATAPLYHELLLLRASPDPTLPRRAAAVAAAAAGAGAFGTPH, encoded by the coding sequence ATGCATTCCCGTACGCAGGCAAGCGAAGATCCCGGCCGACACGAACCGGCCACGAGGCGGCGCCGGACGGGCGGCCGGAGCGCCCGCGTCCGCACTCAGGTCCTGGAGTCGGTGGGCGCACTGCTCCTGGAGGCGGGGTACGACGGACTGACAGTCGACGCGGTCGCGGAACGCGCCGGCGTCCATCGCACGACCGTCTACCGGCGCTGGCACGACGTCGGGTGCCTGCTCGCCGACGTACTCGACGCCGCATCCGACGACCTGTGGAGCCCCCCGGACACCGGGTCGCTGGAGGACGACCTGACCGCCCTCAACCAGGAGGTGTTCGAGGCACTGGCGGGCGGCGGGCCGAACCTGACCACGGCCCTGATCGCAGCCGGGTTCCGGTCTGCGGAGGCGTCAACGGCGCTGTCGCGGTTCTGGGAGGACCGCTACGCCCGGTGTGCGGTGGTCGTCACCCGGGCGGCCGACCGGGGGGAGCTGCCCGGTCCTGCCGACAGCCGGGCGCTGCTCGTCGCCGCGACCGCCCCGCTCTACCACGAGCTACTGCTGCTCAGAGCATCCCCCGACCCGACGCTGCCGCGCCGCGCCGCTGCGGTCGCCGCCGCGGCGGCCGGCGCCGGCGCCTTCGGCACGCCCCACTGA
- a CDS encoding GNAT family N-acetyltransferase: protein MCSALARAAETPRAQWSWGILAADEMIGLIALRRRSPVMGTISYILREDTWGNGYATNAATQVVAFAFTTAGLDGCRPGRGLRRPDRCPLNGPRPPAVLTGP, encoded by the coding sequence ATCTGCAGCGCCCTTGCACGGGCGGCCGAGACACCGAGGGCGCAGTGGAGCTGGGGCATCCTCGCCGCCGACGAGATGATCGGCCTCATCGCCCTGCGGCGACGCTCGCCTGTCATGGGAACCATCAGCTACATCCTGCGCGAGGACACCTGGGGCAACGGCTACGCCACCAACGCCGCCACGCAGGTCGTCGCCTTCGCTTTCACCACCGCTGGCCTGGATGGCTGTCGCCCTGGTCGTGGCTTGCGTCGGCCTGATAGGTGCCCACTGAATGGCCCGCGTCCGCCTGCTGTCCTGACCGGCCCGTAG